Proteins co-encoded in one Microbacterium hydrocarbonoxydans genomic window:
- a CDS encoding protein kinase: MRPTQGVSFGGRYELQSRIAIGGMGEVWEATDHVIGRTVAIKILKDEYMGDPGFLERFRAEARHAALVNHEGIASVFDYGEENGSAYLVMELVPGEALSTIIERDGSLSADKTLDIVAQTASALQAAHAAGLVHRDIKPGNLLITPDGRVKITDFGIARIADQVPLTATGQVMGTVQYLSPEQASGHPASPATDTYSLGIVAYECLAGKRPFTGESQVAIAMAQINEQPPPLPPTVPIPVQNLVMAMIAKKPADRPSSSATVARAAQALRRGDLNSAAIAVPAIATGGIAGSDDATRMLTATGDDGTTRILPTTAQLPTGAAAEDEQDDEKKKKKRSPWTWPLVALIALLVIVLGGTVFALMNQGDPDAGATTPPPTTQSQTPTPSVTPTPSATPINVDALGLIGLPCQEALAAATEAGLVPQCRVGTTPAPSDELVDVVESVEPRGLLEEGDGITLTAYAPRVDIGAPASAPTLSGTPVAGEPITLNWTAFSCPSGADALSSYEVTITNATFSDGKTTRSFQGQLNAQITPADDPALQVTATYRAFCGDRPSGNSPQMAVQITAAEEEDDAAAGTATANGNGTTTGGTGTANGGTGTANGGTGTATTTTGADGTGTATAD, encoded by the coding sequence ATGAGACCGACGCAGGGTGTGTCGTTCGGTGGTCGCTACGAGCTGCAGTCGCGTATTGCGATCGGCGGCATGGGCGAGGTGTGGGAGGCGACGGATCACGTCATCGGACGTACCGTCGCGATCAAGATCCTCAAAGACGAGTACATGGGCGACCCCGGGTTCCTCGAGCGCTTCCGCGCCGAGGCGCGCCACGCCGCGCTCGTCAACCACGAGGGCATCGCCAGTGTCTTCGACTACGGCGAGGAGAACGGCAGCGCCTACCTCGTCATGGAGCTCGTGCCCGGTGAGGCGCTCTCGACGATCATCGAGCGCGACGGCTCGCTGAGCGCCGACAAGACACTCGACATCGTCGCGCAGACGGCTTCGGCACTGCAGGCCGCCCATGCGGCAGGTCTCGTGCACCGCGACATCAAGCCCGGAAACCTGCTGATCACGCCCGACGGCCGGGTGAAGATCACCGACTTCGGCATCGCCCGCATCGCCGATCAGGTACCGCTGACCGCCACCGGCCAGGTCATGGGCACCGTGCAGTACCTGTCGCCCGAGCAGGCCTCGGGCCACCCCGCCTCCCCTGCGACCGACACCTACTCGCTGGGAATCGTGGCGTACGAGTGCCTCGCCGGCAAGCGTCCGTTCACGGGTGAGTCGCAGGTCGCCATCGCGATGGCTCAGATCAACGAGCAGCCCCCGCCGCTGCCGCCCACGGTTCCGATCCCCGTGCAGAACCTCGTCATGGCGATGATCGCCAAGAAGCCGGCAGACCGCCCGTCGTCATCGGCGACCGTGGCCCGCGCCGCGCAGGCACTGCGCCGAGGCGACCTCAACTCGGCCGCCATCGCGGTGCCCGCGATCGCCACCGGTGGGATCGCCGGCAGCGACGATGCGACGCGCATGCTGACAGCCACCGGCGACGACGGCACCACGCGCATCCTCCCCACCACGGCGCAGCTCCCCACGGGAGCCGCCGCCGAAGACGAGCAGGATGACGAGAAGAAGAAGAAGAAGCGCAGTCCGTGGACCTGGCCTCTCGTCGCACTCATCGCACTGCTGGTCATCGTGCTCGGCGGCACCGTGTTCGCGCTCATGAATCAGGGCGACCCCGACGCCGGTGCGACCACGCCGCCGCCGACCACCCAGTCGCAGACGCCCACGCCCTCTGTGACGCCGACTCCGTCTGCGACGCCGATCAACGTCGATGCACTGGGCCTGATCGGCCTTCCCTGCCAGGAAGCCCTGGCGGCGGCCACCGAGGCCGGTCTGGTGCCGCAGTGCCGCGTCGGCACCACTCCCGCACCCTCTGACGAGCTCGTCGACGTCGTCGAATCGGTCGAGCCCCGCGGCCTTCTCGAAGAGGGCGACGGGATCACGCTGACCGCCTACGCTCCCCGCGTCGACATCGGTGCTCCGGCATCGGCTCCGACCCTCTCGGGCACACCGGTCGCCGGCGAGCCGATCACTCTGAACTGGACCGCTTTCTCGTGCCCGTCGGGCGCCGACGCGCTGAGCTCGTACGAGGTCACGATCACGAACGCGACCTTCAGCGACGGCAAGACGACTCGGAGCTTCCAGGGTCAGCTGAACGCCCAGATCACTCCGGCAGACGACCCGGCACTGCAGGTGACCGCCACGTACCGCGCGTTCTGCGGCGACCGCCCCTCGGGCAACTCTCCCCAGATGGCTGTGCAGATCACCGCGGCCGAAGAAGAGGACGACGCGGCAGCCGGCACGGCGACCGCGAACGGGAACGGCACCACGACCGGTGGAACCGGCACGGCCAACGGCGGCACCGGAACTGCGAACGGCGGCACCGGGACCGCGACCACCACGACGGGCGCCGACGGCACGGGTACCGCCACAGCCGACTAG
- the pknB gene encoding Stk1 family PASTA domain-containing Ser/Thr kinase, with product MSTEPRIIAGRYRVDELIGHGGMAKVYRGYDLTLGRQVAIKILDPELARDTAFRTRFRLEAQSASRMSHPSIVRVYDAGDPSTAGGATGDEPPYIVMELISGTLLKDIIAKGPVPVEDAVRYVDGILEALDYSHRAGVVHRDIKPGNVMVTEKGQVKVMDFGIARAVSDSSSTVAETTQIIGTAAYFSPEQAKGEPVDARADLYSTGVVLYELLTGRQPFRGESPVAVAYQHVSETPVPPTEVNEDSPGALDPIVLRALAKDPYQRYPDAAHFRAALDSAVAGRAPSRKELGALTSELYGPSPRQAQETARSLRQLSTDNTMTRTQSGPPVAWIWAGVALLAVLLASVLFWVWTISMRPSDVPTSSRTVPDLVNVSSERAQEDLSELDLTAKLVLESSTDIVEGNVTRTDPTSGTAVSEGDSVTVYVSSGKETVVVPTLTGLSLTAAKDALTEAGLQLGTVIPRNDEGLAADTVIEASEDADAEVAPNTVVNLVVASGRVTIKNMVGWTVDSATEELESLGLVAQPVELSDCTPVTPPTVASMSAAPGDVPVGSTVELRFCVAPTD from the coding sequence GTGTCGACAGAGCCACGCATCATCGCGGGACGCTACCGCGTCGATGAGCTCATCGGGCATGGCGGCATGGCGAAGGTGTATCGGGGCTACGATCTGACGCTCGGTCGCCAGGTGGCCATCAAGATCCTCGATCCCGAGCTGGCGAGAGACACTGCGTTCCGCACCCGGTTCCGGCTCGAGGCGCAGTCCGCGTCTCGCATGTCCCACCCGTCGATCGTCCGCGTCTACGACGCCGGCGATCCGTCGACCGCCGGCGGAGCCACCGGCGATGAGCCGCCTTACATCGTGATGGAGCTCATCAGCGGCACGCTGCTGAAAGACATCATCGCCAAGGGCCCCGTCCCCGTCGAAGACGCCGTGCGCTACGTCGACGGCATCCTGGAGGCGCTCGACTACTCGCACCGAGCCGGCGTCGTGCACCGCGACATCAAGCCGGGCAACGTGATGGTCACCGAAAAGGGCCAGGTGAAGGTCATGGACTTCGGCATCGCCCGAGCCGTGTCCGACTCGTCGTCGACGGTGGCCGAGACCACGCAGATCATCGGCACCGCCGCATACTTCTCGCCCGAGCAGGCCAAGGGCGAGCCCGTCGACGCGCGCGCCGACCTCTACTCCACCGGCGTCGTGCTCTACGAGCTGCTCACCGGACGACAGCCCTTCCGTGGCGAGTCCCCCGTGGCTGTGGCCTATCAGCACGTGAGCGAGACCCCCGTGCCTCCGACCGAGGTCAACGAGGATTCGCCGGGAGCACTCGACCCCATCGTCCTGCGCGCACTCGCGAAGGATCCGTACCAGCGGTACCCGGATGCCGCGCACTTCCGCGCGGCCCTCGACTCGGCCGTCGCCGGTCGCGCGCCGAGCCGCAAGGAACTCGGCGCACTGACGAGCGAGCTGTACGGACCCAGTCCGCGTCAGGCGCAGGAGACCGCGCGCTCGCTGCGCCAGCTCAGCACCGACAACACCATGACCCGCACGCAGTCCGGGCCGCCGGTCGCCTGGATCTGGGCCGGTGTGGCGCTGCTCGCCGTGCTGCTCGCCTCGGTGCTGTTCTGGGTGTGGACGATCAGCATGCGCCCGAGCGACGTTCCGACCAGCTCGCGCACCGTGCCCGACCTCGTGAACGTGTCATCGGAGCGCGCTCAAGAAGACCTCAGCGAACTCGACCTGACTGCCAAGCTCGTCCTCGAGTCGAGTACCGACATCGTCGAGGGCAACGTCACCCGCACCGATCCGACCTCCGGCACAGCCGTGAGCGAGGGCGACTCCGTGACGGTCTACGTGTCGTCCGGCAAAGAGACCGTCGTCGTGCCGACTCTGACCGGCCTGTCCCTGACGGCTGCCAAGGACGCCTTGACAGAAGCCGGTCTGCAGCTCGGCACCGTGATTCCCCGCAACGACGAGGGCCTCGCCGCCGATACGGTGATCGAGGCGAGCGAGGACGCCGACGCTGAAGTCGCACCGAACACGGTCGTGAATCTCGTCGTCGCCAGTGGGCGGGTCACGATCAAGAACATGGTCGGATGGACGGTCGACTCCGCGACCGAAGAGCTCGAGAGTCTCGGTCTGGTGGCGCAGCCCGTCGAACTCAGCGACTGCACGCCCGTCACGCCGCCGACCGTGGCGTCGATGTCGGCGGCTCCGGGCGATGTTCCTGTGGGCTCGACCGTCGAGCTGCGCTTCTGCGTCGCTCCGACGGACTGA